A DNA window from uncultured Methanoregula sp. contains the following coding sequences:
- the cdhB gene encoding CO dehydrogenase/acetyl-CoA synthase complex subunit epsilon → MPMTDSWQTAEIPGPKKASLIVKPDIADAMIRRAKRPIMIVGHGIVEYEVEGKKLIDCLIELAKKGKIPVVVTASTNKEFLSRHFIPSAIMPAVDISNRLTDPFWKGLDGKEPYDLAIFVGLPYAMESTILSGLKHFAPAVKTMTLDCVYQPNASWSFPNSTIKDWAANLKGIVANLGD, encoded by the coding sequence ATGCCGATGACCGATTCCTGGCAGACTGCCGAGATCCCCGGCCCGAAGAAGGCCTCCCTCATCGTCAAACCGGATATTGCCGATGCGATGATTCGCCGGGCAAAACGCCCGATCATGATTGTAGGTCACGGGATTGTCGAATACGAGGTTGAGGGGAAGAAACTCATCGACTGCCTCATTGAGCTTGCAAAAAAGGGCAAGATCCCGGTTGTTGTCACTGCCAGCACGAACAAGGAGTTCCTTAGCCGTCATTTCATCCCATCCGCGATCATGCCGGCGGTTGATATCAGCAACCGGCTCACGGATCCCTTCTGGAAAGGCCTTGACGGAAAAGAACCGTACGATCTCGCCATCTTTGTCGGACTTCCCTATGCCATGGAATCGACCATCCTCTCCGGTCTCAAGCATTTCGCACCGGCTGTGAAGACCATGACTCTTGACTGTGTGTACCAGCCCAATGCAAGCTGGTCGTTTCCCAACAGCACGATAAAAGACTGGGCTGCCAATCTCAAGGGAATTGTTGCAAACCTGGGGGACTAG